Proteins co-encoded in one Microcebus murinus isolate Inina chromosome 5, M.murinus_Inina_mat1.0, whole genome shotgun sequence genomic window:
- the TOMM6 gene encoding mitochondrial import receptor subunit TOM6 homolog encodes MASGGVVVSSAGAANEAPEIPDNVGDWLRGVYRFATDRNDFRRNLILNLGLFAAGVWLARNLSDIDLMAPQPGV; translated from the exons ATGGCTTCCGGCGGGGTTGTAGTGAGCTCTGCGGGCGCGGCAAATGAGGCTCCTGAAATTCCGGACAACGTGGGAGATTGGCTTCGGGGCGTCTATCGCTTTGCTACCGATAGGAATGATTTCCGGAG GAACTTGATCCTTAATTTGGGACTCTTTGCTGCGGGAGTTTGGCTGGCCAGGAACTTGAGTGACATTGACCTTATGGCACCTCAGCCAGGGGTGTAG